CGCAGCAAGCTTTTAGCGATGCACGCTCCTATGGTGGGGGTCACAAATACCTCAAGAAGAAGTAGGAGATGAGCACCAAATGAGCGATTTTTCCAACAAGGCAGAGGACCTCGCAGGTAAGGCCAAAGAAGGTTTCGGCGAGGCAACTGATAACGAGTCCCTAGCAGATGAGGGTCGTGCAGACCAGGCGAAGGCAGACATCAAGGATGCTGTTGAAAACGCCGGTGAAAAGGTAAAGGACGCAGCCAATAAGGTTTTGGGCGCGTTCAAGTAGGACGATTAACCACTAGCATTTTAAGTTAATGGCCAACTTGGCCTTGATTATGCTGTGGACTTTTAGAAACCAAACAGGCGTGTCAAGATTTTCGATTTTTGCGAAATCTTGACACGCCTGTCTGGTTTGGAGAGTTGCGAACCAAACAGGCGTGCCAAAGATTTGTATTTTTAAGGATTTTTGTCACTGGTGTTTGGCCCCAGCGGTCGCTCGGGAAAATCTGACCTTGGGTCTTTAAAAAAGTACCCCTTCTAAAATCGCTTTTAAGAGCCTTTTGAAGCCCTAGTGATACAAATACCCATTCTGGAAATCGAGTGGCTTAAACGGCAATAGGGAAACTCGACTGCCCGTTGGTTTGTTATGGCCGAATTAAGGATTTGTTTGGTGTACAACCATTCCGATACACTGATCCGCGGTGGCGTGTCCGAGCGGCCGAAGGTGTTCGCCTCGAAAGCGAATGTTGGGTAATCCCCAACCGGGGGTTCAAATCCCCCCGCCACCGCCATTAAGAACCGGTTCTTAAGTAGTTTGTAGCTACTGAAGGGTCGGTTCTTTTGTGTTGTCAACATAATCTTAAATACTTGGCCAATAATTACTGCTCTCGACTTGGGTCAAATTAGTGTCTAAATAGCTGTTTGCCCCGTGTGGATCGTGCTTGGCAGCACAAGACCAAACCAGGAGACCCAGAAATTACGTTTTTGACGTTTGTGGGTCTCCTGGTTTGGTGTATCGCTCTCAATACCAAACACAGAGACCCAACATTGAAGTTTTTGAAGATTCTGGGTCTCCTGGTTTGGTCGCCCTCAAATTTAGGACGTTACCTTGAAAAGTCATACCTCCCCAGAAGCCCGTTTAAGGGGTTTTCAAGGTCGAGTGCATACATAAGCTCATCTAAGAAAACTCGAGGCCTTAAACAAGCGATAAACGCCTATCGCTAATTTTCATGCCATCAGTGTTCAGCTTCCGGGCAAATTGAGCCGTAATCAACAGCGTGTAGGTCGGGTTAAATACTTGGCCAATAATTACCGCTGAGTTGCTATATTCTGTGGCTATGAACCTTGCGCTTTTCTTTGCAATTGCTGTGACCGCTTTGGTCGGTGTTTCTTTGCTGCGGAAGCAAGCCACAGAGGAGCGGGTATTTCCGTGGTTTTGGGTGTTCTTTCCGTTGACGCTCATGTCGATTTCCGGAATTTTCGTGAAGCCTGAGTCACGGACTTCTTTCGATTTTGGATGGACAATGTATGAGCCGTCCATTTACTCAAGCGAGTTCCAGCCAGATTTTTTCGATCTCTTTAATTCCTCCACAATTTCGTTAGTCACTTATATTGTCACTTTAATTGTGGGCTTAATTGGTTCTGTGATTGCGTGGAAGAAGCGCCGGCTGTAAGGATCTAGGGTAATTTTCTAGGATTCACAGCAACCGCAGGTAAGTTAGTGGGGCATTAAAAAATAGCCCATTTAAGAGGAGAAGCAACCCCGTGGCAAAGCTGCTGTTTAGGTTGGGGCGATGGTCCTATAATCGCAAGTGGATTGTGATTTCGGCATGGCTGCTGATTTTGGCCATTGTTGGTGGTCTCGCTCTGACGATGCAGAAGGGGTTTAGTAACTCCTTCACTATTGAAGACACCCCTTCGATTGATGCCACGGTTTCTTTGGTTGAGAACTTCCCAAATGACACGAACCCGGTGACGGCTGCTGGAGTCAATGTGGTTTTCCAAGCGCCGGAAGGTATGACGCTTGAAGATCCGCAGATGGTGACAGCGATGGATGCTGTCGTGGACTACATCGAAGAAAACTTGCCTGACTTTGGTGGGGGAGAGCGTTTCGGCAACCCGGTTGAGGTGTCTCCTGCTTTGGAAGAGATGGTTATCGAGCAGATGACCAGCATGGGACTTCCAGAGGAAACCGCCATAAAAGATGCTGCCAATCTGGCGGTCTTAAGTGAAGATAAAACCATCGGCTACACGTCGTTCAACATCAACGTTGAGGCTGCGGAATATGTGGAGCAAAAGCACCGCGATGTGATCAATGAGGCAATGGAGATCGGCGAGGACTTAGGTGTTCGGGTGGAAGCCGGTGGACCTGCTTTTGGTGATCCGATCCAGATTGAAACAACCAGTGAGATCATCGGCCTTGGCATTGCTTTTATTGTTTTGATTTTCACTTTTGGTTCTTTGATTGCAGCTGGCTTGCCACTGATTACTGCGGTAATTGGTGTGGGCATCGGCGCATTGGCAATCGTGTTGGCCACGGCTTTTACTGATCTGAACAATGTGACTCCAGTGCTGGCCGTGATGATTGGCCTGGCAGTGGGCATTGACTATGCGCTGTTTATTTTGTCTAGGTACCGTGCGGAATATAAGCGCATGCCTCGTGCAGAAGCAGCCGGAATGGCAGTGGGTACGGCTGGTAGTGCGGTGGTGTTTGCTGGTGCAACGGTGATCATCGCGTTGGTTGCACTCGTCATTGCGGATATTGGATTCCTTACCGCGATGGGTATTTCTGCCGCCTTCACGGTGTTCGTGTCTGTGCTCATTGCGTTGACGTTTATTCCTGCGCTGTTGGGTGTTCTTGGCGGTCGGGCATTCAAAGGAAAAATCACAGGAATTGGTGGTAATCCAACACCGAAGCAGACGTGGGAGCAGGCACTTAACCGCCGGTCAAAGGGCCGTACGTGGGTAAAACTTGTGCAAAAAGCACCAGGTCTTGTGGTGGCGATTGTGGTGTTGGGGCTTGGTGCGTTGACGGTTCCGGCGATGAACCTTCAGTTGTCTTTGCCTTCTGATTCCACGTCCAATATTGATACCACCCAACGTCAGTCAGCTGATTTGATGGCTGAAGGATTTGGGGCGGGCGTGAATGCGCCGTTCCTGGTCATTGTTGATACACACAACGTCAATGCTGATTCCACTGCGTTGCAGCCACTGATCGAGGCGCAGGAACCTGAAGAGGGTGAATTTGATCGGGAGCAGGCGGCTCGTTTTGCCACCTATATGTATGTTACTCAGACGTACAACTCCAATATCGATGTGAAAAATGCGCAGATCATCAGCGTCAATGATGATTTCACTGCAGCTCAGATTTTGGTCACACCGTACACAGGGCCTGCGGATGCGGAAACCCCTGAGTTGATGCATGTGCTGCGTGCTCAAGAAGCCCAGATTGAGGATGTCACCGGAACGGAGCTGGGTACTACTGGTTTCACAGCCGTGCAGTTGGACATTACTGAGCAGCTTGAAGATGCAATGCCGATTTATCTTGCGGTGGTTGTGGGCTTGGCTATTTTCCTCCTTATTCTGGTGTTCCGTTCCCTGCTTGTTCCACTGGTCGCGGGCCTTGGCTTCTTGCTTTCTGTGGGCGCTGCTTTCGGTGCCACGGTGTTGTTCTGGCAGGAGGGCTTCGGTGGATTTGTCAATACCCCTGGTCCGCTGATTTCCTTCATGCCAATCTTCCTCATCGGTGTGACTTTCGGTTTGGCGATGGATTACCAGGTGTTCCTGGTGACGCGTATGCGCGAGCACTACACCCACCACGGCGGCAAGGGACAGCCTGGTTCCAAGTACACCCCTGTGGAACAATCCGTAATTGAAGGTTTCACACAGGGTTCCCGCGTGGTTACTGCAGCTGCATTGATCATGATTGCGGTGTTCGTGGCGTTTATTGATCAGCCGTTGCCGTTTATTAAGATTTTTGGTTTCGCATTGGGTGCTGGCGTGTTCTTTGATGCGTTCTTTATCCGCATGGGTCTTGTGCCTGCATCGATGTTCCTCATGGGTCGCGCTACGTGGTGGATGCCTAAATGGTTGGACCGTCTGCTTCCGCCCTTGGATATTGAGGGCACCGCCTTGGAGAAGGAATGGGAGGAGAAGCACGCAGCGCGTTAGACTTGGCACTTATGTCAGATCTTTCATTCACCCTCAACAACAAGCTTGCCGACGACGCCCCCGGCAAGCATGGTCGTACGGGTGTTATTCACACACCTCATGGTGATATTGCAACCCCTGCTTTTATTCCGGTGGCTACCAAAGCCACGGTGAAAACTTTAACTCCGGAGCAGATTCGTCAGACCGGCGCGCAGGCAATTTTGTCTAATGCGTACCACCTGTATCTGCAGCCAGGCCCAGACATTGTGGATGAGGCCGGTGGCGTGTCCAAGTTTGAAAACTGGCACGGCCCAACGTATACGGATTCGGGTGGATTCCAGGTCATGAGCTTGGGCTCCGGCTTTAAAAAAGTACTGGCTATGGACACCACCAACTTGACGCGCAATGACATTAAAGCGGCTAAAAAAGAGCGCATGGCGCTTGTCGACGAAGACGGCGTGGATTTCAAATCTGTTATCGATGGCTCAAAGCACCGATTCACCCCAGAAGTTTCCATGCAGATCCAACACCAATTGGGCGCAGACATCATTTTCGCTTTTGATGAGCTGACCACCCTGGTGGATACCTACGACTACCAGGTGGAATCAGTAGAACGCACCCGCAGGTGGGCACAGCGCTGTCTCTTGGAACATGAACGTTTGACCAAGGAACGTGTGGGAAAGCCACTGCAATCCCTATGGGGAGTGGTGCAGGGGGCGCAGTTTGAAGATTTGCGTCGACAAGCAGTTCAGGGCCTGTTGGACCTGGATCGCCAGGCTGCCGATGAAGGCCGTCGGGGCTTCGGCGGCTTCGGCATCGGTGGCGCGCTGGAGAAAGAAAACTTGGGCACCATCGTGGGATGGGTGTGCGATGAATTGCCAGATGAAAAGCCACGCCACCTGCTGGGTATTTCCGAGCCAGATGATTTGTTTGTGGCGATTGAGGCAGGTGCCGATACCTTTGATTGCGTTGCGCCAACCCGCCTTGGCCGACGTGGTGGTGTGTACACCCTTGATGGTCGGATGAATCTCACCGGTGCCAAATTCAAACGTGATTTCAAAGGCATCGATGAGGAAGTCGGTGGATACGCCAGCGAAAACTACTCCCGCGCGTACATCCACCACCTGCTCAAAGCCAAGGAATTTTTGGCAGGCACGTTGTGCACCATGCACAACTTGTACTTCATGATCACCTTGGTGGATAAGATTCGCGCCAGCATCGATGATGGCACGTACTACGAATTCAAGGAAGAATTCTTAGGCCGGTACTACGCTTCAAAGGCTAAGTAACCTTCGCGGCGTTTCACCCAGCCAATGACTGCGTACGTGATGGGCATCAGGATGACTTCCAACACGGTTTTCCAGATAAAGCCCACCACAACGTAGTTGATGAAATCTGGGGTGGTGGCAATACCGATGACAGGTGCTGCGATGGCACAAAAGAGCAGCGTATCGGCGAATTCACCAACAACAGTGGATCCGATGAGCCTTGCCCACAAGGATTTTTCACCGGTGCGCTTTTTGATAGCCACCAAAACTTTCGCATTAAGCAATTGGCCCACAATGTAGCCAGCAAGGGAAGCCACAACAATTTGAGGAACGAGACCTAGCGTTGCTTCGAAAGCTTCCTGGCCCTCCCAGAAACTCGCACCTGGAAGCCAGATTGAAATATAAAATGACAGTGCCGCAAGAATGGTGATGCCAAAACCAGTCAAGATGGCACGTCGTGTGGATTTATAGCCGTAACATTCGGCTAATACATCGCCTAAAACATAAGAGATGGGGAAGAGGAAGAAAGCGCCGTCTGTGACCAGCGGGCCGATTTCCACACCCTTGGTGGCGGTGATATTTGAAATTAAAAAGACTGCAACAAACAGCGCCAACAAAATAGGGTACAGGCTTGGCTGGATGTGAATGAAGGTGGTTTTTCCG
Above is a genomic segment from Corynebacterium suranareeae containing:
- a CDS encoding queuosine precursor transporter — protein: MVVDVQNQPQTSKTQPQPGQGATEQTSVASGKTTFIHIQPSLYPILLALFVAVFLISNITATKGVEIGPLVTDGAFFLFPISYVLGDVLAECYGYKSTRRAILTGFGITILAALSFYISIWLPGASFWEGQEAFEATLGLVPQIVVASLAGYIVGQLLNAKVLVAIKKRTGEKSLWARLIGSTVVGEFADTLLFCAIAAPVIGIATTPDFINYVVVGFIWKTVLEVILMPITYAVIGWVKRREGYLAFEA
- a CDS encoding CsbD family protein; translated protein: MSDFSNKAEDLAGKAKEGFGEATDNESLADEGRADQAKADIKDAVENAGEKVKDAANKVLGAFK
- a CDS encoding MMPL family transporter, with the translated sequence MAKLLFRLGRWSYNRKWIVISAWLLILAIVGGLALTMQKGFSNSFTIEDTPSIDATVSLVENFPNDTNPVTAAGVNVVFQAPEGMTLEDPQMVTAMDAVVDYIEENLPDFGGGERFGNPVEVSPALEEMVIEQMTSMGLPEETAIKDAANLAVLSEDKTIGYTSFNINVEAAEYVEQKHRDVINEAMEIGEDLGVRVEAGGPAFGDPIQIETTSEIIGLGIAFIVLIFTFGSLIAAGLPLITAVIGVGIGALAIVLATAFTDLNNVTPVLAVMIGLAVGIDYALFILSRYRAEYKRMPRAEAAGMAVGTAGSAVVFAGATVIIALVALVIADIGFLTAMGISAAFTVFVSVLIALTFIPALLGVLGGRAFKGKITGIGGNPTPKQTWEQALNRRSKGRTWVKLVQKAPGLVVAIVVLGLGALTVPAMNLQLSLPSDSTSNIDTTQRQSADLMAEGFGAGVNAPFLVIVDTHNVNADSTALQPLIEAQEPEEGEFDREQAARFATYMYVTQTYNSNIDVKNAQIISVNDDFTAAQILVTPYTGPADAETPELMHVLRAQEAQIEDVTGTELGTTGFTAVQLDITEQLEDAMPIYLAVVVGLAIFLLILVFRSLLVPLVAGLGFLLSVGAAFGATVLFWQEGFGGFVNTPGPLISFMPIFLIGVTFGLAMDYQVFLVTRMREHYTHHGGKGQPGSKYTPVEQSVIEGFTQGSRVVTAAALIMIAVFVAFIDQPLPFIKIFGFALGAGVFFDAFFIRMGLVPASMFLMGRATWWMPKWLDRLLPPLDIEGTALEKEWEEKHAAR
- the tgt gene encoding tRNA guanosine(34) transglycosylase Tgt — encoded protein: MSDLSFTLNNKLADDAPGKHGRTGVIHTPHGDIATPAFIPVATKATVKTLTPEQIRQTGAQAILSNAYHLYLQPGPDIVDEAGGVSKFENWHGPTYTDSGGFQVMSLGSGFKKVLAMDTTNLTRNDIKAAKKERMALVDEDGVDFKSVIDGSKHRFTPEVSMQIQHQLGADIIFAFDELTTLVDTYDYQVESVERTRRWAQRCLLEHERLTKERVGKPLQSLWGVVQGAQFEDLRRQAVQGLLDLDRQAADEGRRGFGGFGIGGALEKENLGTIVGWVCDELPDEKPRHLLGISEPDDLFVAIEAGADTFDCVAPTRLGRRGGVYTLDGRMNLTGAKFKRDFKGIDEEVGGYASENYSRAYIHHLLKAKEFLAGTLCTMHNLYFMITLVDKIRASIDDGTYYEFKEEFLGRYYASKAK